Proteins encoded by one window of Bacillus rossius redtenbacheri isolate Brsri chromosome 3, Brsri_v3, whole genome shotgun sequence:
- the LOC134530864 gene encoding uncharacterized protein LOC134530864, with product MAGRRYRASQQLRFLEGAVCTTYRLGSGTGRIMYRTCAVLVCCGLLAVPSSGARLQEKCRYDSDCLTDLTYCKNQVECACKVGYEPLESLSGCQAGECLSCLLPARLLFYYW from the exons ATGGCGGGCCGGAGATACCGCGCCAGTCAACAGCTCCGCTTCCTAGAAGGAGCAGTGTGTACTACGTACAGACTTGGCAGCGGTACAGGGCGCATAATGTACAGGACGTGCGCGGTGCTGGTGTGCTGCGGACTGCTGGCCGTCCCTTCCTCGG gcGCCAGGCTGCAGGAGAAGTGCAGGTACGACTCTGACTGCCTCACGGACCTCACCTACTGCAAGAACCAGGTGGAGTGTGCCTGCAAGGTGGGCTACGAGCCGCTAGAGTCGCTCAGCGGCTGCCAGGCGGGTGAGTGTCTCTCCTGCCTCCTACCAGCTCGGCTCCTTTTTTATTATTGGTAG